A window of the Candidatus Zymogenaceae bacterium genome harbors these coding sequences:
- a CDS encoding ribonucleoside triphosphate reductase: MGSVTNLQQNNSSDIPAPFTHISKRDGRLVPFEAGKITSAILKAGRATGEYEAETARTLTIKVLGLAQTMISGTPAVEEIQDLVEEVLLASTFKRTAKAYILYRDQHSRIREMATRADVDLIDRYLERLDWKVKENSNMAYSLQGLNNYISSEISRVYWLNKIYTPDVREAHSSGDLHIHDLGQLSVYCVGWDLRDLLITGFCGAPGKAESRPARHFRSALGQIVNFFYTLQGEAAGAQAFSNFDTLLAPFIRYDGMEYVEVKQALQEFVFNVNVATRVGFQTPFTNVTLDLTPPSTLADEAVVIGGEVKSEVYRDFQTEMDIFNRAFLEVLSEGDAKGRVFTFPIPTYNITEDFDWDNPVIRNLWEVTARYGIPYFANFVNSDMSPDDARSMCCRLRLDLRTLEKRGGGLFGSNPLTGSIGVVTINMPRIGYLAQDEGDFIERLDSLMEIARTSLETKRKALETLMDRDFYPYSKFYLRDVKKRFGRYWNNHFSTVGLVGLNEACMNLLGEDIGTENGAAFAERVLDHMRQVLTRFQTETGNLYNLEATPGEGTSHRLARLDRKRYGDIVTANTDGSTDINDAFYTNSSQLPVDYSTDVFEVLDLQDHLQTLYTGGTVQHIFLGEAAPDPEAVKAFVKSVCSTYHLPYFTISPTFSVCPDHGYLTGEHPTCPHCGREAEIYSRVVGYLRPINQWNEGKQAEFSLRSRYRIETPGGAS, translated from the coding sequence ATGGGATCAGTCACCAATCTTCAACAGAATAACTCGTCTGACATTCCCGCGCCCTTCACGCATATTTCCAAGCGGGACGGTCGGCTGGTTCCCTTCGAGGCGGGAAAAATCACATCGGCCATTCTCAAGGCCGGACGGGCCACGGGAGAATACGAGGCCGAGACGGCCCGAACGCTGACCATAAAGGTCCTGGGACTGGCCCAAACGATGATATCCGGCACTCCTGCGGTTGAGGAAATCCAGGACCTGGTGGAAGAGGTGTTGCTCGCCTCCACTTTCAAGCGCACCGCCAAGGCGTATATTCTCTACCGGGATCAGCACAGCCGCATCAGGGAAATGGCGACCCGGGCCGACGTCGACCTCATCGATCGTTATCTGGAGCGCCTGGACTGGAAGGTAAAGGAAAACAGCAACATGGCCTATTCCCTGCAGGGCCTGAACAACTATATCTCCAGCGAAATTTCCCGGGTCTACTGGCTCAACAAGATTTACACCCCCGACGTCCGGGAGGCCCATTCCTCGGGTGATCTCCATATACACGACCTGGGCCAGCTCTCGGTGTACTGTGTGGGGTGGGATCTTAGAGATCTTCTGATCACCGGGTTCTGCGGGGCGCCGGGCAAGGCGGAAAGCCGACCGGCCCGTCATTTCCGGTCGGCCCTGGGTCAGATTGTCAATTTCTTCTACACCCTCCAGGGCGAGGCCGCGGGCGCCCAGGCCTTTTCAAATTTCGACACCCTTCTGGCCCCGTTCATCCGGTACGACGGCATGGAATACGTGGAGGTCAAACAGGCCCTCCAGGAATTTGTTTTCAACGTCAACGTGGCGACAAGGGTCGGATTCCAAACCCCGTTCACCAACGTCACCCTGGATTTGACCCCTCCCTCCACCCTGGCGGATGAGGCCGTGGTCATCGGCGGAGAAGTGAAGAGCGAGGTCTACCGCGACTTCCAGACCGAAATGGACATCTTCAACCGGGCGTTCCTGGAGGTGCTCTCGGAAGGCGACGCCAAGGGGAGGGTCTTCACCTTTCCCATTCCGACCTACAACATCACGGAGGACTTCGATTGGGACAATCCGGTTATCCGGAATCTCTGGGAGGTGACCGCCCGATACGGCATCCCCTACTTCGCCAATTTCGTCAATTCGGACATGTCTCCGGACGACGCCCGCTCGATGTGCTGTCGGCTGCGCCTGGACCTGCGTACGCTGGAAAAGCGGGGCGGCGGCCTTTTCGGCTCCAATCCCCTCACCGGCTCCATCGGCGTAGTGACCATAAACATGCCCCGCATCGGCTACCTGGCACAAGACGAAGGGGACTTCATTGAGCGCCTCGATTCCCTGATGGAGATCGCCCGCACGAGCCTCGAGACCAAGCGTAAGGCCTTGGAAACGCTGATGGACAGGGATTTCTACCCCTACTCGAAATTCTATCTCAGGGATGTGAAGAAACGATTCGGCCGATACTGGAATAATCATTTTTCCACCGTGGGGCTGGTTGGTCTGAACGAGGCGTGTATGAACCTTCTGGGGGAGGACATCGGCACCGAAAACGGAGCCGCGTTCGCCGAGAGGGTGCTCGATCACATGCGGCAGGTGCTGACGCGGTTTCAGACCGAGACCGGAAACCTCTACAATCTGGAGGCTACCCCGGGCGAGGGGACTTCCCACCGCCTTGCCCGGCTGGACAGAAAACGCTACGGTGACATCGTCACCGCCAATACCGACGGAAGCACGGACATCAACGACGCCTTCTATACCAACTCCAGCCAGTTGCCGGTCGATTACTCCACCGACGTCTTCGAGGTCCTTGACCTCCAGGATCACCTTCAGACCCTCTACACCGGCGGCACCGTCCAGCACATTTTTCTTGGGGAGGCGGCGCCGGACCCGGAGGCGGTCAAGGCGTTCGTCAAGAGTGTCTGCTCCACCTATCACCTCCCGTATTTTACCATCTCACCCACCTTCTCGGTGTGCCCGGACCACGGATACCTGACCGGCGAGCATCCGACCTGCCCCCACTGCGGCAGGGAGGCGGAAATATACTCCCGGGTGGTGGGATATCTTCGGCCCATCAACCAGTGGAACGAGGGGAAGCAGGCGGAGTTCTCCCTGCGGAGCCGGTATCGCATCGAGACGCCGGGAGGTGCCTCATGA